Proteins encoded in a region of the Aerosakkonema funiforme FACHB-1375 genome:
- a CDS encoding adenylate/guanylate cyclase domain-containing protein yields the protein MDGNNNGNEHFLPLPISSPIISIANLMKLRQKTLLIISLTLAGLVGVLYATASFLLMRHIYELEKEYTNQGVKRALDGLSEDIGDVDIAVRQWGVWDETYSFMENKNPRYIKVNLGNQTFSDFRLNVTVLIDSSGQKIFSKAFDFKRKKAIPVPKALEEHLKSETLLLQHANPKSNHTGILQLPEGTLLIASHPIVTNKYTGPIRGTVVMGRYLDAEEIKRLAALTQLSLSVYPLNDTRLPPNLQEVHSELTSKEEEIKAKTQQVTEKDRNSPIANDNIVVRHLNDNSIAGYTFLKNIYGQPVLLLEVKLHRFLYNQGKTSLIFLLFSLLGVGFVFGVANLLLLEKMVLLRLARLSDNVKTIGATGDLSMRVSSQGKDELSTLATTINWMLAALESSLKQLKAEQEKSEHLLLNILPQPIADRLKQEESTIADNFPEVTVLFADIVGFTKLAARTSPVELVTLLNEIFSAFDRLVEKHGLEKIKTIGDAYMVVGGLPIPRQDHAEAIAKMALDMQLEIKQFNALNNVDFSMRIGINTGPVVAGVIGIKKFIYDLWGDTVNTASRMESHGLSGCIQVTEATYKCLDDKFEFEKRGPIQVKGKGEMTTYLLIGNKNFETD from the coding sequence ATGGATGGGAACAACAACGGTAATGAACATTTTTTGCCATTACCGATCTCATCACCGATTATCTCGATCGCCAACCTCATGAAACTGCGTCAAAAAACACTGCTGATTATCAGTCTAACGCTTGCGGGGCTAGTTGGAGTTTTGTATGCCACTGCATCCTTCCTCCTCATGAGGCATATCTATGAATTAGAGAAAGAGTATACTAACCAAGGCGTGAAACGAGCTTTGGATGGCTTATCCGAAGATATTGGTGACGTAGACATTGCAGTTCGTCAGTGGGGCGTGTGGGACGAAACATACTCTTTTATGGAGAATAAAAATCCCCGTTATATCAAAGTCAATCTCGGCAATCAAACTTTTTCGGATTTTAGGCTCAACGTTACTGTACTAATCGATTCTTCCGGTCAAAAAATATTCAGCAAAGCCTTTGATTTCAAGCGTAAGAAAGCTATTCCCGTACCAAAAGCGCTAGAAGAACATCTGAAGTCAGAGACGCTTCTGCTACAACACGCTAACCCAAAAAGCAACCATACCGGAATTCTTCAATTACCAGAAGGTACACTCCTAATTGCCTCTCATCCGATCGTTACCAACAAATACACAGGCCCAATTCGCGGCACCGTCGTCATGGGACGCTACCTAGATGCCGAAGAAATTAAGCGTTTAGCCGCCCTCACCCAATTATCTTTGAGCGTTTATCCTTTAAACGATACTCGGCTACCCCCCAACTTACAGGAAGTGCATTCCGAATTAACAAGTAAAGAGGAAGAAATTAAAGCCAAAACTCAGCAAGTAACAGAAAAAGATCGCAATTCACCAATTGCCAACGATAACATTGTCGTGCGACATTTAAATGATAATTCAATTGCTGGATACACATTCCTCAAAAATATTTACGGCCAACCAGTTTTACTTTTAGAAGTCAAATTACATAGGTTTCTTTACAATCAAGGAAAAACAAGTTTAATTTTTCTGCTATTCTCCTTATTGGGAGTTGGCTTCGTCTTTGGCGTCGCCAATTTACTGCTGTTAGAAAAAATGGTTTTGTTGCGGTTAGCTCGTCTCAGCGATAACGTCAAAACTATTGGCGCTACAGGCGATCTTTCCATGCGCGTATCCAGCCAAGGCAAAGATGAATTATCCACTTTGGCAACAACAATAAATTGGATGTTAGCCGCGTTAGAATCTTCTTTAAAACAACTAAAAGCAGAACAAGAAAAATCCGAGCATTTGTTACTCAATATCTTACCACAACCAATTGCCGATCGCTTGAAACAAGAAGAATCGACTATTGCCGATAACTTCCCAGAAGTAACGGTGCTATTTGCCGATATCGTTGGCTTTACTAAGCTAGCAGCTCGCACATCGCCAGTAGAACTTGTTACATTACTTAACGAAATATTCTCGGCATTCGATCGACTGGTGGAAAAACATGGGTTAGAAAAAATTAAAACTATTGGGGACGCTTATATGGTAGTTGGAGGTCTTCCCATACCTCGCCAAGACCACGCCGAAGCAATAGCCAAAATGGCCCTTGATATGCAGTTAGAAATTAAGCAATTTAATGCACTCAACAATGTAGATTTCAGTATGCGAATCGGTATCAACACTGGGCCAGTTGTCGCCGGAGTAATTGGCATCAAAAAGTTTATTTACGATTTGTGGGGTGATACTGTTAACACTGCCAGCCGCATGGAATCTCACGGTTTGTCAGGCTGTATTCAGGTGACAGAGGCGACTTACAAGTGTTTAGATGACAAGTTTGAGTTTGAAAAACGCGGCCCAATTCAGGTAAAAGGTAAAGGCGAAATGACAACTTATCTGCTTATCGGCAACAAAAATTTTGAGACAGATTAA